The proteins below come from a single Chryseobacterium bernardetii genomic window:
- a CDS encoding TonB-dependent receptor, producing MKLIYCLLLIFCGSVFTSAQKTYTVQGTVQDFHDKTMLENAVVKIGNLTAKTDKRGVFSFNKVPAGKYTLIAKHPDCNDYTENIGVDQDLHITITLEHHSNDIETITIHGNHKNNGSLVIKTVSKSDIEKNSTDNLGNLLSKISGVTALKTGNNISKPVIHGLYGSRISILNNGVRLAEQEWGVEHAPNVDINNFQHIDVIKGASALKYGGDAVGGVVVMEPEIFPKKDTIKGSVGLTGISNGRGLGIDVDVAKTWKNGWAVKSGGSIKKLGDQSAPDYNLKNTGMDFSSFNFTVQNNTFDRGISFDYYLTNQNIGILRDSHVSTSEDYQRAMNANPPVYSGKFSYDIDNPRQVIEHHIAKVSAFKRFENIGKLSATYSYQYNHRQEYDIRRGELKDTPALDLELMTHQFNINDLIERGKWSLETGIDAGFQNNYSDPATKARRLIPNYDKYSAGAYSIFKYKISPEFNFEAGARYDFTRYDVTKWYDVSDWEKSYADTYPQFYVKTDQNRVLTRPQLNYNNISFNAGLEYRPNASFDLKFNYAKVGRAPNVAELFSDGLHHSAGVIETGDLSLKNEQGHQFNLNIDSKFNVLKGLNVSVNPYFFITKNFINEVPVGIKGTIRGVFQEWEYQQIDAKMYGVDLDVNWKLTDDLTYVGKGSYVYGQDDTNNEPLILMMPPNFSNALQFKKEKWNDFYFTVENQTFLKQTRFPIRNVPLELYENGELVDKTLDISTPPNGYSLWNIQTGINISKNFSAGLIVNNLFNTSYREYLNRLRFFANEPGRNFILSLRYKF from the coding sequence ATGAAATTGATATATTGCCTGTTGCTGATCTTTTGCGGATCGGTATTTACAAGTGCACAGAAAACTTATACTGTACAAGGAACCGTTCAGGATTTTCATGATAAAACCATGCTGGAGAATGCAGTGGTGAAAATCGGTAATCTTACGGCAAAAACAGATAAAAGAGGAGTTTTTTCCTTTAATAAAGTCCCTGCAGGGAAGTATACACTCATTGCAAAACATCCTGATTGCAATGATTATACTGAAAATATAGGAGTTGATCAGGATCTTCATATTACCATTACTTTAGAACATCATAGTAATGATATTGAAACCATTACAATACATGGAAATCATAAAAATAATGGTTCGCTGGTTATTAAAACAGTCAGTAAATCTGATATAGAGAAAAATTCTACAGATAACCTGGGGAATTTATTATCTAAAATTTCAGGAGTAACGGCTTTGAAAACCGGAAATAATATCTCAAAACCTGTTATCCATGGTCTTTATGGAAGCCGTATCAGTATTTTAAATAACGGAGTACGATTGGCTGAGCAGGAATGGGGTGTAGAACACGCTCCCAATGTTGATATCAATAATTTTCAGCATATTGACGTTATTAAAGGAGCATCTGCCCTGAAATATGGTGGTGATGCTGTAGGTGGAGTTGTAGTGATGGAACCTGAAATTTTCCCTAAAAAGGATACCATTAAAGGATCAGTAGGACTTACCGGGATTTCCAATGGAAGAGGTTTGGGAATAGATGTAGATGTTGCAAAGACCTGGAAAAATGGCTGGGCTGTCAAATCAGGAGGAAGCATCAAAAAACTGGGCGATCAAAGTGCTCCTGATTATAACCTGAAAAATACAGGGATGGATTTTTCATCTTTCAATTTTACTGTTCAGAATAATACCTTTGACAGGGGAATTTCATTTGATTATTATCTGACTAATCAGAATATTGGGATTTTAAGAGATTCGCATGTTTCTACATCCGAGGATTATCAAAGAGCAATGAATGCCAATCCTCCCGTTTATTCAGGGAAGTTCAGTTATGATATTGATAACCCGAGACAGGTTATTGAGCATCATATTGCCAAGGTTTCCGCATTCAAAAGGTTTGAAAATATCGGGAAACTGTCAGCAACATACAGCTATCAGTATAACCACAGACAGGAATATGATATCAGAAGAGGAGAACTGAAAGATACTCCGGCTCTTGACCTGGAATTAATGACACACCAGTTTAATATCAACGATCTGATAGAAAGAGGAAAGTGGTCTTTGGAAACAGGAATTGATGCTGGTTTTCAGAATAATTATTCAGATCCTGCGACAAAAGCAAGACGTCTGATCCCGAATTATGATAAATATTCTGCAGGAGCTTATTCCATTTTCAAATATAAAATTTCGCCTGAATTCAATTTTGAGGCAGGAGCAAGATATGATTTCACCCGTTATGATGTTACCAAATGGTATGATGTAAGTGACTGGGAGAAATCTTATGCAGATACTTATCCACAATTCTATGTGAAAACAGATCAGAATAGAGTGCTGACAAGACCACAGCTTAATTACAACAATATTTCCTTCAATGCAGGTTTGGAATATCGTCCCAACGCCAGCTTTGATCTGAAATTTAATTATGCAAAAGTGGGAAGAGCCCCTAATGTGGCTGAATTATTTTCAGATGGCTTGCACCACTCCGCAGGAGTAATCGAAACCGGAGATCTGAGTCTGAAAAATGAGCAGGGACATCAGTTTAATCTGAACATTGATTCAAAATTCAATGTGCTGAAAGGATTGAATGTTTCCGTAAACCCTTATTTCTTCATCACGAAAAATTTCATTAATGAAGTTCCTGTAGGAATTAAGGGAACGATCAGAGGTGTTTTTCAGGAATGGGAATACCAGCAGATAGATGCAAAAATGTATGGAGTGGATTTAGATGTTAACTGGAAACTTACAGATGACCTAACGTATGTAGGAAAAGGAAGTTATGTATATGGACAGGATGATACAAACAATGAACCGTTGATTCTAATGATGCCTCCTAATTTTTCCAATGCACTGCAATTTAAAAAAGAAAAATGGAATGACTTCTATTTCACTGTTGAAAATCAAACATTTTTAAAACAAACCAGATTCCCGATCCGTAATGTGCCATTGGAACTTTATGAAAATGGTGAGCTGGTAGATAAAACGCTGGACATCAGTACTCCGCCAAACGGATATTCACTTTGGAATATCCAGACGGGAATCAATATCAGCAAAAACTTTTCTGCAGGACTTATCGTGAACAATCTCTTCAATACTTCATACAGAGAGTATCTGAACCGTCTGAGATTCTTTGCTAATGAGCCTGGAAGAAACTTTATTTTAAGCCTTAGATATAAATTCTAA